One stretch of Cohnella algarum DNA includes these proteins:
- a CDS encoding ABC transporter substrate-binding protein, with translation MAKRKLGKLAAVWLLLASVAAGCLPNAGGSAGDSANAAATGGETGRAVRIFNFKVEMAEQLSELAKRYETETGVAVEVDTCGGGCDYSAGLKTRFNSGDKPDIFFVAGYSDLELWQEYLEDLSDRPWADDIVELAKPAIVKDGKVYGMPLALEGWGFIYNKELFRKAGIPDVPKTLTQLREAAEKLEAAGIQPFENGYAEWWIIGNHLLNVAFAQQPDPSAFIDAVKSGEETLVGNPTLAEWIDLVDLTVRYGQDNALQTDYNTQVTNFAAGRAAMMQQGVWTQLQLDKLNPNLDIGFLPMPINDDAEAMDKLQIGVANYWVVLRSSRVKKEAKAFLDWLASSEAGRRFMEDAKLIPAIEGVPVAEERLGPLAADLLKALREGRTLPWMWQRYPGYEADTSRMAAQIQAYIGGSIDRERLVREFQSIWDDWKGA, from the coding sequence ATGGCGAAGCGCAAGCTCGGGAAGCTGGCCGCCGTCTGGCTTCTTCTCGCGTCGGTCGCGGCAGGCTGTCTCCCGAACGCGGGCGGATCGGCGGGCGACAGCGCGAATGCGGCGGCGACGGGCGGAGAAACGGGCCGGGCGGTCCGCATTTTCAACTTCAAAGTCGAAATGGCGGAGCAGCTGAGCGAGCTTGCGAAGCGCTATGAAACGGAAACCGGCGTGGCCGTCGAGGTGGATACGTGCGGCGGCGGCTGCGATTACAGCGCGGGGCTGAAGACGAGATTCAACTCGGGCGACAAGCCGGATATTTTTTTCGTGGCGGGTTATTCGGATCTCGAGCTGTGGCAGGAATATTTGGAGGATTTGTCCGATCGGCCCTGGGCCGACGATATCGTCGAGCTTGCGAAGCCGGCGATCGTCAAGGACGGCAAGGTGTACGGCATGCCGCTCGCGCTGGAGGGCTGGGGCTTTATTTACAACAAGGAATTGTTCCGCAAGGCCGGCATTCCGGACGTTCCGAAAACGCTGACGCAGCTGCGCGAAGCGGCCGAAAAGCTCGAAGCGGCGGGCATTCAACCGTTCGAGAACGGCTATGCCGAGTGGTGGATCATCGGCAACCATCTGCTGAATGTCGCGTTTGCCCAGCAGCCGGATCCGTCGGCCTTCATCGACGCCGTGAAGAGCGGGGAGGAAACGCTGGTCGGCAATCCGACGCTTGCGGAATGGATCGATCTGGTCGATTTGACGGTCCGGTACGGACAGGACAACGCGCTGCAAACCGATTACAACACCCAGGTGACGAACTTCGCGGCGGGCCGCGCGGCGATGATGCAGCAGGGCGTATGGACGCAGCTGCAGCTCGACAAGCTCAACCCGAACCTCGACATCGGATTTCTGCCGATGCCGATCAACGACGACGCCGAGGCGATGGACAAGCTGCAGATCGGCGTTGCGAACTACTGGGTCGTGCTTCGCTCCTCCCGGGTCAAGAAAGAGGCGAAAGCCTTCCTCGATTGGCTGGCCTCCTCGGAGGCCGGGAGGCGGTTTATGGAGGACGCCAAGCTGATCCCGGCGATCGAGGGCGTGCCGGTCGCCGAAGAGCGGCTCGGTCCGCTGGCGGCCGACCTGCTGAAGGCGCTGCGGGAGGGACGGACGCTTCCGTGGATGTGGCAGCGTTATCCCGGGTACGAAGCGGACACGTCGCGGATGGCGGCTCAAATTCAGGCGTATATCGGAGGCAGCATCGACAGGGAGCGCCTGGTCCGGGAGTTTCAGAGCATTTGGGACGATTGGAAAGGCGCTTGA
- a CDS encoding glycoside hydrolase family 172 protein has product MNANPFMGGLSALPLLKPGSSRAITAENPRGEKGKGGMAASHLGPSRKGSPCIRDVQPGATATLAEVDGPGVIEHIWITVTDRTDADCYVLRDLVLRMYWDDETVPSVESPLGDFFCNGFARGCIVNSVPIAVNPTRGFNSYFPMPFRRKAKITIENQHEAPIPALFYQIDYCLHDELPEHTAYFHALWRRQRITNKAEDYVILDGVEGSGHYVGTYMALTTLERYWWGEGEIKMYIDGDGDYPTICGTGTEDYFGGAWSFATQKDGRTVENTYCTPYMGYPYYSRHDDTVHNPYHNDDVPPMRGFYRWHIPDPIRFRQDLKVTIQQIGVYKKGLFERQDDVASVAYWYQTEPHRPFEPLIAKEERWPR; this is encoded by the coding sequence ATGAATGCGAACCCGTTCATGGGAGGGCTGTCGGCCCTTCCTTTGCTCAAGCCCGGCAGCAGCCGGGCGATCACTGCGGAAAATCCCCGCGGCGAAAAGGGGAAGGGCGGCATGGCCGCGAGCCATCTCGGCCCTTCCCGCAAAGGCTCGCCCTGCATACGCGACGTGCAGCCGGGCGCGACGGCGACGCTGGCCGAGGTAGACGGGCCGGGCGTCATCGAGCATATCTGGATCACCGTAACCGACCGGACGGACGCGGACTGTTACGTGCTGCGCGACCTGGTGCTGCGCATGTACTGGGACGACGAGACGGTTCCTTCCGTCGAGAGCCCGCTGGGCGATTTCTTCTGCAACGGCTTCGCGAGAGGCTGCATCGTGAACTCCGTCCCGATCGCGGTCAACCCGACGAGAGGGTTCAACAGCTATTTTCCGATGCCGTTCCGGCGCAAGGCGAAAATCACGATCGAAAACCAGCACGAAGCGCCGATTCCCGCCTTGTTTTATCAGATCGATTACTGCCTGCACGACGAGCTTCCGGAGCATACCGCGTATTTCCACGCGTTGTGGAGGCGGCAGCGGATCACGAACAAGGCGGAGGACTACGTCATTCTGGACGGGGTGGAGGGATCGGGCCACTACGTCGGGACGTACATGGCGCTGACGACGCTGGAGCGGTATTGGTGGGGCGAAGGGGAAATCAAAATGTACATCGACGGAGACGGCGACTATCCGACCATCTGCGGCACCGGAACCGAGGATTATTTCGGCGGGGCCTGGAGCTTCGCGACGCAAAAGGACGGGAGAACGGTCGAAAACACGTACTGCACGCCGTACATGGGCTATCCTTACTATTCGCGCCATGACGATACCGTCCATAACCCGTACCACAACGACGACGTGCCGCCGATGCGGGGGTTTTACCGGTGGCATATCCCGGACCCGATCCGGTTCCGCCAGGACCTGAAGGTGACGATTCAGCAAATCGGAGTTTATAAAAAAGGGCTGTTCGAGCGCCAGGACGACGTGGCGTCCGTCGCGTACTGGTACCAGACCGAGCCGCACCGGCCGTTCGAGCCATTGATTGCCAAGGAAGAAAGGTGGCCGAGATAG
- a CDS encoding extracellular solute-binding protein, which produces MKRRKTLGLTVAMLLLALVMSACSQGNGGEAGEASGDAPKKLETMTILYPGEESDRMTEFLENEFAERMATDLGLKVEVIFVPWAQYWEQKDIMLAANEPIDLYWDGLPDLSTIVNKKQAMPLDDLIEQYGQDMLKVLPKEQLQGAVIDGQTYGIPSAYAPSSAMYQLVTVRQDILEAVGMTEVKTPDDLKEFAAKAAEQFPELKGPADIIFKPLTRYFTDEQYNWIAVEDLVVFGEDTKKAYSYYETKAFQDMAKFNRSMYEDGLYTEDLTIKYNERDSRMQTGLYLWVEGSLGKEMEIISAVQANAPDARLKSYLLAEDKPRYITSTGGEVLGIPITAPNPEGAMKFINWIYQSQENYLFALYGVEGKDYEIVDGRINKLTPSEFFYEWMFRNQNYQLFAPEVDQEAIDTYKSWDENAILSDSLGFRFNNENVKAIETALREASKDMAAIRSGFVDFETGYPKAVEKLKKAGIDEYVAEVQRQLDEFLASKQQ; this is translated from the coding sequence ATGAAAAGGAGAAAAACGCTTGGTTTAACGGTCGCGATGCTGCTTCTGGCTTTGGTCATGTCGGCATGCAGCCAAGGAAACGGAGGGGAGGCGGGAGAGGCCTCCGGGGATGCGCCCAAGAAACTGGAAACGATGACGATTTTGTATCCCGGGGAAGAAAGCGACCGCATGACGGAGTTTCTGGAAAACGAGTTTGCGGAGAGAATGGCGACCGATCTCGGGCTGAAGGTGGAAGTGATCTTCGTGCCGTGGGCGCAATATTGGGAGCAAAAGGACATCATGCTCGCCGCGAACGAGCCGATCGACCTGTACTGGGACGGGCTGCCGGACTTGTCCACCATCGTGAACAAGAAGCAGGCGATGCCGCTGGACGACCTGATCGAGCAGTACGGCCAGGACATGCTGAAGGTGCTTCCCAAGGAACAGCTTCAAGGCGCGGTCATCGACGGCCAGACATACGGCATCCCATCCGCCTATGCGCCGTCTTCCGCCATGTACCAGCTCGTGACCGTTCGCCAGGACATCCTGGAGGCGGTCGGGATGACGGAAGTGAAAACTCCGGACGACCTGAAGGAATTCGCAGCCAAGGCTGCCGAGCAGTTTCCCGAGCTGAAGGGACCCGCGGACATTATTTTCAAACCGTTGACCCGGTATTTCACCGACGAGCAGTACAACTGGATCGCGGTGGAGGATCTCGTCGTCTTCGGCGAAGACACGAAGAAAGCGTACAGCTATTATGAAACGAAGGCCTTCCAGGACATGGCGAAATTCAACCGCAGCATGTACGAAGACGGATTATATACCGAGGATTTGACGATCAAGTACAACGAGCGCGATTCCCGGATGCAGACGGGCCTCTACCTGTGGGTCGAGGGGTCGCTGGGCAAAGAGATGGAAATCATCAGCGCCGTGCAGGCGAACGCGCCGGATGCCAGGCTGAAGTCCTACCTGCTCGCCGAAGACAAGCCTCGATATATCACTTCGACGGGGGGAGAGGTGCTGGGCATCCCGATAACCGCTCCGAATCCCGAAGGCGCGATGAAGTTTATCAACTGGATCTACCAGTCGCAGGAAAACTACTTGTTCGCGCTGTACGGCGTCGAGGGCAAGGATTACGAGATCGTGGACGGAAGAATCAACAAACTGACCCCGAGCGAATTTTTCTACGAGTGGATGTTCCGGAACCAGAACTACCAGCTGTTTGCGCCGGAAGTGGATCAGGAAGCGATCGATACGTACAAAAGCTGGGACGAGAACGCGATCCTTTCGGACTCGCTGGGCTTCCGTTTCAACAACGAGAACGTCAAGGCGATCGAAACGGCTTTGCGCGAGGCGTCGAAGGACATGGCCGCGATTCGCTCCGGATTCGTCGATTTCGAGACGGGGTATCCGAAGGCGGTCGAGAAATTAAAGAAAGCGGGCATCGACGAATACGTCGCGGAAGTGCAGCGGCAGCTCGACGAGTTTCTGGCAAGCAAGCAGCAATAG
- a CDS encoding carbohydrate ABC transporter permease: protein MYASKKYLTVAWILVLPALLIRIFTTIYPIIETFRISFFDVKLLRGTNEFVGLQNYIDLFGDSKMLTSLSFTAIFVIGSMAGHLVLGIALALILNMKFAGQKMLRTIVLLPWAMPMVVIAMASKWAFNNDYGLVNDFIRWFAPSFQLDWLIHTNTARFAVIAVDLWKDIPFFAILILAGLQFISSDIYEAAKIDGAGAVRSFFRLTLPLLAKSILVLSIFFTMWRITSFDVVYAMTSGGPGESTALIAYRVTTEAFTNLNTGYAASIAIVLFLVMAVLSGISMSATKRVDY from the coding sequence ATGTATGCGAGCAAAAAATATTTGACCGTCGCGTGGATCCTTGTGCTGCCGGCCTTGCTGATTCGAATTTTTACGACGATCTATCCGATTATCGAGACGTTCCGCATCAGTTTTTTCGACGTCAAGCTGCTGCGAGGCACGAACGAATTCGTCGGGCTGCAAAATTACATCGACCTGTTCGGCGATTCGAAAATGCTGACCTCCCTCTCGTTTACGGCGATTTTCGTCATCGGCTCGATGGCCGGCCACCTCGTCCTGGGGATCGCGCTGGCCCTCATCCTCAACATGAAATTCGCCGGGCAGAAGATGCTGCGGACGATCGTGCTGCTGCCGTGGGCGATGCCGATGGTCGTCATCGCGATGGCTTCGAAGTGGGCGTTCAACAACGACTACGGGCTGGTCAACGATTTTATCCGCTGGTTCGCTCCGTCCTTTCAGCTCGATTGGCTCATTCATACGAACACGGCCCGGTTCGCCGTCATCGCGGTGGATTTGTGGAAGGACATCCCGTTTTTCGCGATTCTGATATTGGCCGGCCTTCAGTTTATTTCATCGGATATTTACGAAGCGGCCAAAATCGACGGCGCGGGGGCCGTCCGCTCCTTTTTCAGGCTGACGCTCCCGCTGCTCGCCAAAAGCATTCTCGTGCTCAGCATTTTCTTCACGATGTGGAGAATTACCTCCTTCGACGTTGTGTACGCGATGACGAGCGGGGGGCCGGGAGAGAGCACGGCCCTGATCGCGTATCGGGTGACGACGGAGGCGTTTACGAACCTGAACACCGGCTACGCCGCTTCCATCGCCATCGTCCTGTTCCTCGTCATGGCCGTCTTGAGCGGCATCAGCATGTCCGCGACGAAGCGCGTGGATTATTAA
- a CDS encoding extracellular solute-binding protein, which yields MKKIASILLTAGLSLSVILSGCSSGSSGTGSPETGASASGSASAGAGSGGGDEITLYTIQSTNPNFQAWLDEAQEKSGVKINWIAAPTDSDTRQQKVSTILSSGDDTVDILEINDEMATSFKNSGWLEPLQDTVMTDDILSQFPQGYMEDMLTSADGDIIGVPSYSGYLALWVDQKKLDAAGMTSIETEEDFVNFMKASTKDGQYGYGGSWEKTYVFNEIATFVNLFGGDYFDWTNEGSRKAVKFMYDMANTWKVTPVDQIADKYEQMNQKFIDGKYAMVFMWGTGTDYKQANRYGKDQIHMINMPKFATRSIFTDSWSYVLNAASPNKEAAVKFLKYLASEEGELNGWTNFDRYPARADVAANPAVSGDVKEIYSEIQATNEVHGRPMLPQTMEFISEIGTLFQNYVQDKITLDEFCEKAQEAVERYK from the coding sequence TTGAAGAAAATCGCATCCATCCTTTTGACCGCCGGCTTGTCGTTATCCGTCATCCTGTCGGGCTGCTCAAGCGGGAGCTCCGGAACCGGCTCGCCGGAAACGGGCGCTTCCGCGTCGGGATCCGCTTCCGCGGGGGCCGGTTCCGGCGGCGGCGACGAGATTACGCTCTACACGATTCAATCCACGAATCCGAATTTCCAGGCCTGGCTGGACGAAGCGCAGGAAAAAAGCGGCGTCAAAATCAACTGGATCGCCGCCCCGACCGATTCGGACACCCGCCAGCAGAAGGTTTCCACTATTTTGTCTTCCGGTGACGACACGGTCGACATTCTCGAGATCAACGACGAAATGGCGACCTCGTTCAAAAACTCCGGCTGGCTGGAGCCGCTGCAGGATACGGTCATGACGGACGACATCCTGTCGCAATTTCCGCAGGGCTACATGGAGGATATGCTGACCTCGGCCGACGGGGACATTATCGGCGTCCCGAGCTATTCCGGCTATCTCGCCCTGTGGGTCGACCAGAAAAAGCTGGACGCCGCCGGCATGACCTCGATCGAAACGGAAGAGGATTTCGTCAACTTCATGAAAGCGTCCACCAAGGACGGACAATACGGCTACGGCGGCTCCTGGGAAAAAACGTACGTGTTCAACGAAATCGCGACGTTCGTCAACCTGTTCGGCGGCGATTATTTCGATTGGACGAACGAAGGCAGCCGGAAGGCGGTCAAGTTCATGTACGACATGGCCAACACCTGGAAGGTGACGCCGGTCGACCAGATCGCGGACAAATACGAGCAGATGAACCAGAAATTCATCGACGGCAAATACGCGATGGTGTTCATGTGGGGAACCGGAACCGACTACAAGCAGGCGAACCGGTACGGCAAGGACCAGATCCACATGATCAACATGCCGAAGTTCGCGACGCGAAGCATCTTCACGGATTCCTGGAGCTATGTGCTGAACGCCGCCTCGCCGAACAAGGAAGCGGCCGTCAAGTTCCTGAAATACCTGGCGAGCGAGGAAGGCGAGCTGAACGGCTGGACGAACTTCGACCGGTACCCGGCCCGCGCCGACGTTGCGGCCAATCCCGCCGTCTCCGGCGACGTCAAGGAAATTTACTCCGAAATCCAGGCGACAAACGAGGTGCACGGCCGCCCGATGCTGCCGCAGACGATGGAGTTCATCTCGGAAATCGGCACCCTGTTCCAGAACTACGTCCAGGACAAAATCACGCTGGACGAATTCTGCGAGAAAGCGCAGGAAGCCGTCGAGCGCTACAAGTAA
- a CDS encoding response regulator transcription factor, which produces MKALIVDDETDVRISIRLLVNWDEFGITDILEASDGVSAMTLIREENPEIVFTDMKMPNGDGMELLQWIEAEAPHAKRIVISGYDDYTYIRNTLKHGGLDYLLKPINRSELLDTLRSAVGAWQKEEEERHLRIRKNTEINRTIPAYRDKTLSAVVSQPDAYRTCADELQEAFGWSDARKCRVAMLLTDPLPRPVLRKFGRNLDLLYFLMTNICNEIIGSGRTGYAFKHANPAYGIVLLFTGGFAELNRKLADMNDAFSRFLGARFHFACGEAEAFPEGIHAAFEKALRTARSVSYAKEGGWIHFDAGVPSPAEKQVPLTDYGSQISTAVYSGDVRRIEDAVGKWIEAVGRLRHVTWEHLQYWRYEFELLTGRLLPDSDSAAAGDPVKPSSPGLFPIDARGRLSPDEWRREWTEAFAQIAGRLKEKRHQEHNAIYAIKQFIETNYAESLSVQEIASRFFLSREYVSRRFKQEFNENISEYIERVRIENAKALLANGEYSVADVGAMVGYQDGRYFSKIFGKLTGMSPREYRKKRPI; this is translated from the coding sequence ATGAAGGCGTTGATCGTGGACGACGAAACCGATGTCCGGATTTCGATCCGGCTGCTGGTGAACTGGGACGAATTCGGCATCACGGACATTCTCGAAGCGTCCGACGGCGTCTCGGCCATGACGCTCATTCGGGAAGAAAATCCGGAAATCGTCTTTACCGACATGAAAATGCCGAACGGAGACGGCATGGAACTGCTGCAATGGATCGAGGCGGAGGCGCCCCATGCGAAACGAATCGTCATCAGCGGTTATGACGATTATACCTACATCCGCAACACGCTGAAGCACGGCGGACTCGATTACTTGCTCAAGCCGATCAACCGGAGCGAGCTGCTCGATACGCTTCGAAGCGCCGTCGGCGCCTGGCAGAAGGAAGAGGAGGAACGGCATCTCCGCATTCGGAAAAACACGGAAATCAACCGCACGATACCGGCGTACCGGGACAAAACGCTGTCGGCCGTCGTTTCGCAGCCGGACGCCTATCGGACCTGCGCCGACGAGCTTCAGGAAGCGTTCGGATGGTCGGACGCCCGCAAGTGCCGGGTCGCGATGCTGCTGACCGACCCGCTGCCGCGCCCCGTCCTGCGGAAATTCGGCCGCAACCTCGACTTGCTGTACTTTTTGATGACCAACATCTGCAACGAGATCATCGGCTCCGGCCGGACCGGCTACGCGTTCAAGCATGCGAATCCGGCTTACGGAATCGTCCTGCTGTTTACCGGCGGCTTCGCGGAGCTTAACCGAAAGCTTGCGGACATGAACGACGCTTTCTCGCGCTTTCTCGGCGCCCGTTTTCATTTCGCTTGCGGGGAGGCGGAAGCGTTTCCCGAAGGGATTCACGCCGCTTTCGAGAAAGCGCTGCGGACCGCCCGTTCCGTTTCGTACGCGAAGGAAGGCGGATGGATCCATTTCGATGCGGGGGTTCCTTCTCCCGCGGAGAAGCAGGTCCCGCTGACCGATTACGGCAGCCAGATTTCGACCGCCGTCTACAGCGGCGACGTTCGCCGGATCGAAGACGCGGTCGGCAAATGGATCGAGGCCGTCGGCCGGCTTCGGCACGTCACGTGGGAGCATTTGCAATACTGGCGGTACGAGTTCGAGCTGCTGACCGGCCGCCTGCTGCCGGATTCGGATTCCGCCGCGGCGGGCGATCCCGTCAAGCCAAGCTCCCCCGGGCTGTTTCCGATCGATGCGCGCGGGAGACTGTCGCCGGACGAGTGGCGGCGGGAATGGACGGAGGCGTTCGCCCAAATCGCCGGGCGGCTGAAAGAGAAGCGCCATCAGGAACACAACGCGATCTATGCGATCAAGCAGTTTATCGAAACGAACTATGCGGAAAGTTTGTCCGTGCAGGAGATCGCAAGCCGGTTCTTCCTCAGCCGCGAATATGTCTCCCGGCGCTTCAAGCAGGAGTTTAACGAGAATATCTCGGAATATATCGAGCGGGTGCGGATCGAGAACGCCAAGGCGCTGCTGGCGAACGGAGAGTATTCCGTCGCGGATGTCGGAGCGATGGTCGGCTACCAGGACGGCCGGTATTTCAGCAAAATTTTCGGCAAGCTGACCGGCATGTCGCCCCGGGAATATCGGAAGAAAAGGCCGATTTGA
- a CDS encoding carbohydrate ABC transporter permease, with amino-acid sequence MVPGIFKQRLLKGLMWGLALVVAFLILFPLWWIFVSSITPAGELFSKPIRYWPRHPTLESYRYLIEHAGLLSKIGSTAVIVGLSILIGMVVSVMAAFAFARFRSKGLSIAVAFLLASMLIPDVVTARPLYDFLRSVHLYDTYTGLIVLYISGILPFTILILQNYLNDIPVSIEESASIDGCGFFQSLFYVTLPLLRPALATVCIVNFITCLNNFFTPLFYSNGISVLSTAITQLPLRDNMYAVPWDLVSAMGWIIILPILVFVAIFQKQIMEGIMAGGVKG; translated from the coding sequence ATGGTACCCGGAATTTTCAAACAACGGCTTCTGAAAGGGTTGATGTGGGGGCTCGCGCTCGTCGTCGCATTTTTGATTCTGTTCCCGCTGTGGTGGATTTTCGTCTCGTCGATCACGCCGGCCGGCGAGCTGTTCTCGAAGCCGATCCGGTACTGGCCGCGGCATCCGACTCTGGAAAGCTACCGGTATTTGATCGAGCACGCGGGACTGCTGTCCAAAATCGGAAGCACCGCCGTCATCGTCGGCTTGTCCATTCTGATCGGCATGGTCGTGTCCGTCATGGCCGCCTTCGCCTTCGCCCGCTTTCGAAGCAAGGGGCTGTCGATCGCGGTGGCGTTCCTGCTGGCGTCCATGCTCATTCCCGACGTCGTGACGGCCCGGCCGCTGTACGACTTTTTGCGGAGCGTGCATCTGTACGACACGTATACGGGGCTGATCGTCCTGTATATCAGCGGCATCTTGCCGTTTACGATCCTCATTTTGCAAAACTATTTGAACGACATTCCGGTTTCCATCGAGGAATCGGCTTCGATCGACGGCTGCGGATTTTTTCAGTCGCTATTCTACGTGACCTTGCCGCTGCTCAGGCCGGCGCTCGCGACCGTCTGCATCGTGAACTTCATCACGTGCCTGAACAACTTCTTTACGCCGCTCTTTTATTCCAACGGAATCTCGGTGCTGTCGACGGCCATTACGCAGTTGCCGTTGCGGGACAACATGTACGCCGTGCCCTGGGATCTCGTCAGCGCGATGGGCTGGATCATTATTTTGCCGATCCTCGTTTTCGTCGCGATTTTTCAGAAGCAGATCATGGAAGGCATTATGGCGGGCGGCGTAAAGGGCTAA
- a CDS encoding cache domain-containing sensor histidine kinase: MFRSSIRNKLSAFLLVAILLPIAASILISYFYTRHSLKEDAVRENSNAVRQGATSLMNQLQQMNAISLSIYNNIQEPDSLYNILARGRSDFIVENKLYSGLHAIEQSSKDVQQVYLYSELADRSYLLIDGYLKREAGRTGLDGRYVQPVNKDDPFFEPPHPSHNYGMEEFPYSPSNTVFTIHRPVYRAPLKERIGILSIDFKLDGLLRIGDMLHDKNDENIYLMDDAGTVIFSSEERLIGQKPSDAWLQHARYSLSGAGHFEWKETGFQGIVVYEKFELIGRTWILVKQIPNEYLFRNASNVLQMNLLVLVSFLLVAVAAALLVSVKLTAPIKKLTESIKKIKLGKLQLHIDSERNDEVGVLGHAIKNMVDTIDNLIMRELRLELANKDNQLKALQAQINPHFIYNTLQSIGSVALQHQVPKIYELTSSLGLMMRYNMNTEESVVPLSKEIHHAEAYLELQKQRFKERLRYRIELGGPDAAGVTVPKMILQPLVENCFKHGFRSGMEEAEIEITAQRAGDALRIEVRDNGEGVSPERARELERLLEREAFGGSGSGAGGGTGDGARGGMVGDAGGGMGGSMGDDAGSIGLLNVASRLRLYFDDASRVSVRNLAPSGFSVVIEIPMRKAVLPA; this comes from the coding sequence ATGTTTCGCAGCAGCATACGGAACAAGCTGAGCGCGTTTTTGCTGGTCGCCATTCTACTGCCGATTGCCGCTTCGATCCTGATCTCCTACTTTTACACCCGGCACTCTCTTAAGGAAGACGCCGTTCGGGAAAACTCGAACGCGGTCCGGCAGGGCGCCACGAGCCTGATGAACCAGCTCCAGCAAATGAACGCGATCTCCTTGTCCATTTATAACAACATCCAGGAGCCCGACAGCCTGTACAACATTCTGGCCAGGGGGCGAAGCGATTTCATCGTCGAAAACAAGCTGTATTCCGGCCTTCACGCGATCGAACAATCGTCCAAAGACGTCCAGCAGGTCTACTTGTATTCGGAGCTGGCCGACCGGTCCTATTTGCTGATCGACGGCTATCTGAAACGCGAAGCGGGCCGAACGGGACTCGACGGCCGTTACGTTCAGCCCGTGAACAAGGACGATCCTTTTTTCGAACCCCCTCATCCTTCGCACAACTACGGCATGGAGGAATTTCCGTACAGTCCCTCCAACACCGTTTTTACGATCCATCGGCCGGTGTACCGCGCCCCGCTGAAAGAGCGGATCGGCATTCTGTCGATCGATTTCAAGCTGGACGGGCTGCTCCGCATCGGCGACATGCTCCATGACAAAAACGACGAAAACATCTATTTGATGGACGATGCCGGAACCGTTATTTTCTCGTCCGAGGAACGGCTGATCGGCCAAAAGCCGTCCGACGCCTGGCTGCAGCATGCCCGTTACAGCCTGTCCGGCGCGGGGCACTTCGAATGGAAGGAAACCGGATTTCAAGGCATCGTCGTCTACGAAAAATTCGAGCTGATCGGCCGGACGTGGATTCTCGTCAAGCAAATTCCGAACGAATACCTGTTCCGGAACGCTTCGAACGTGCTGCAAATGAACCTGCTCGTTCTCGTCTCGTTCCTTCTGGTCGCCGTCGCCGCGGCCTTGCTCGTTTCCGTCAAGCTTACGGCCCCGATCAAGAAGCTGACCGAATCGATCAAAAAAATCAAGCTCGGCAAGCTGCAGCTGCACATCGACTCGGAACGCAACGACGAGGTCGGCGTGCTGGGCCACGCGATCAAAAACATGGTCGATACGATCGACAACCTGATCATGCGCGAGCTGCGGCTCGAGCTGGCCAACAAGGACAACCAATTGAAAGCGCTGCAAGCGCAGATCAACCCGCATTTTATCTACAACACGCTGCAATCGATCGGCTCCGTCGCCCTGCAGCACCAGGTGCCCAAAATTTACGAGCTGACCTCTTCGCTCGGCCTGATGATGCGCTACAACATGAACACGGAGGAGTCGGTCGTGCCGCTTTCGAAGGAAATTCATCATGCGGAGGCCTACCTGGAGCTGCAGAAGCAGCGGTTTAAGGAGCGCCTGCGCTACCGCATCGAGCTTGGCGGACCGGACGCTGCGGGGGTGACGGTGCCGAAAATGATTTTGCAGCCGCTCGTGGAAAATTGCTTCAAGCACGGCTTCCGGTCGGGGATGGAGGAAGCGGAAATAGAGATAACGGCGCAAAGAGCCGGGGATGCGCTGCGAATCGAGGTTCGCGACAACGGGGAGGGCGTTTCCCCGGAACGCGCTCGCGAGCTGGAACGGCTGCTGGAGCGCGAGGCGTTCGGCGGCTCGGGGAGCGGCGCGGGTGGCGGTACGGGGGACGGCGCGAGGGGCGGCATGGTTGGCGACGCGGGTGGCGGAATGGGCGGCAGCATGGGCGACGACGCGGGCAGCATCGGCCTGCTCAACGTCGCATCCCGGCTGCGCCTGTACTTCGACGACGCTTCGCGGGTTTCCGTCCGCAATCTCGCCCCGTCGGGCTTTTCGGTCGTCATTGAAATTCCCATGCGAAAGGCGGTGCTTCCGGCATGA